The Pirellulales bacterium genomic interval CAGAATCTTCTTCATCTCGGCCTTGGTCTCCGCCGACACGATGCGCGGGCCGCGCGTGTAGTCGCCGAACTCGGCCGTGTTCGAGACGCTGTAACGCATGTAGTTCAGGCCGCCTTGATAGAACAGATCGACGATCAACTTCAGCTCGTGCATGCACTCGAAGTAGGCCATTTCCGGCTGATAGCCGGCCTCGACCAGCGTCTCATAGGCGGCCTTGACGAGCGCGCTCACGCCGCCGCAAAGTACCACCTGTTCGCCGAACAGGTCGGTCTCGGTCTCTTCGGCGAAGGTGGTTTCAATCACGCCGCCCCGCGTGCCGCCGATGCCCTTGGCATAGGCCAGGCCGAGTTGCCGCGTCTTGTCGCTGGCCTCCGGATTCAGGGCGATCAAGCACGGTACGCCGCCGCCTTTCTCGAACTCGCTCCGCACCAGGTGGCCGGGACCTTTGGGGGCCACCAGCAGCGTATCGACGCCGTCGGGCGCCACCACTTGGCCGAAGTGAACGTTGAACCCGTGCGAGCACATCAGGATGTTGCCCGGCTGCAGATGCGGACGCACGCTCTGGCGATAGATGTCGCCTTGCACTTCGTCGGGCAAGAGCATGTTGACCATGTCGGCCTGCTCGGTCGCCTCTTCCACCGAAAGCGGTTTGAAGCCGTGGCTGACGGCCAGATCGTAGTTCGGGCTGCCCGGCCGCTGCCCCACCACCACGGTGCAGCCGCTGTCGCGCAAGTTCTGGGCATGGGCGTGGCCTTGCGAACCGTAGCCCAAAATGGCGATGGTCTTGCCTTTCAACAGCGAAAGGTCGGCGTCTTTGTCGTAGTAGATTTTGGCGGGCATGGCAGAAACTTCTTAAAGGTAATAGGGCGCTACTTTGAATCGCTGGCTAATTCGGCCGTCTTGCGTGCCCCGCGGACCATGGCGATGCGGCCGGTGCGGACGAGCTCCTTGATGCCGAAGGGCCGCATCAGTTCGATGAATGCCTCGATCTTGCGTTCCGGTCCGGAGATCTCGATCATCATTTCTTCGGGACAAACGTCGAGGATGCGGCCGCGGAAGACCTCGACCAACTCCTTGATCTCGCTGCGCATGCCGCCGTTGGCGGACGACACCTTGATCAGCATCAGGTCGCGTTCGACGAAGTCTTGCGAGCTGACGTCCAGCACGCGGACCACGGTGACGATCTTTTCGAGCTGTTTGCGGACTTGCTCCAGCACGCTATCGTCGCCGACGACGACGAAGGTCATCCGCGAAAAGTGCGGGTCTTCCGTCTCGCCGACGGCCAGGCTATCGATGTTGTAGCCGCGCGAGGCGAGCATGCCCGAAATGTGCGCAAGCACTCCCGGCACGTTCTGGACCACGGCGGACAACACATGACGCATGCCGGACTCCGACCCCAAGGAAAGCCACTATCGTAGTTTGCCGTGCCCAGAGCGACAAGGGGCGGCAGGGGCGGCATCGCCACCTGCCGCCGCAGCCGACGCTGACCTCCGCCAACGTCAACGGCCGCGGCGAGCAATCGCGGGTCGCCGCTACCGACGTCCAACCACAAAGAGCACGAAGGGCACAAAGAGGTCGATCTGGCTCTTTGTGTTCTTCGTGCCCTTTGTGGTTCGCTTCTTTGGCAACGGACTACGGGCAACTGACTACGGATCCTCCTGTGACTTTTGGACTTTCGACTTTGGACTTTGGACTTGAGGCTCCGCTCCGCGGCTTTCATTCAACGCCGCCAGATCCCAGCGAGTCCGGCCCTTTTTGGTTTCGGTTGCTGGTGACGAGCACATAACCCTTGTCCTGACATGCTTGCCAGACTTCGGCGTCGGCAGACTCAGCATCGAGACCGACGTCGTCGAAAGTTGCGTAACGGATGCCGAGCGCCTCCCAGAACTCAACCCAGGCGTCGGAGGTGAGCAAATCCACGAGGAAGTCGACGTGCCCTTGAATGTTCACGTCAGCAAGGATGCCCGTCACCGTTCGCACCCTGGGCTAAACGTTGGCGCAGTCTTTCTTGAATCGCCGGCCATTTTTCGCGGGCCCGGCGTAAGAGCTCTTCGACGTGCGGCGGATTGCGGCGCGTGGCGTTCCGCTCGCGAATGCGGC includes:
- the ilvN gene encoding acetolactate synthase small subunit, with amino-acid sequence MRHVLSAVVQNVPGVLAHISGMLASRGYNIDSLAVGETEDPHFSRMTFVVVGDDSVLEQVRKQLEKIVTVVRVLDVSSQDFVERDLMLIKVSSANGGMRSEIKELVEVFRGRILDVCPEEMMIEISGPERKIEAFIELMRPFGIKELVRTGRIAMVRGARKTAELASDSK
- a CDS encoding DUF5615 family PIN-like protein gives rise to the protein MTGILADVNIQGHVDFLVDLLTSDAWVEFWEALGIRYATFDDVGLDAESADAEVWQACQDKGYVLVTSNRNQKGPDSLGSGGVE
- the ilvC gene encoding ketol-acid reductoisomerase; this translates as MPAKIYYDKDADLSLLKGKTIAILGYGSQGHAHAQNLRDSGCTVVVGQRPGSPNYDLAVSHGFKPLSVEEATEQADMVNMLLPDEVQGDIYRQSVRPHLQPGNILMCSHGFNVHFGQVVAPDGVDTLLVAPKGPGHLVRSEFEKGGGVPCLIALNPEASDKTRQLGLAYAKGIGGTRGGVIETTFAEETETDLFGEQVVLCGGVSALVKAAYETLVEAGYQPEMAYFECMHELKLIVDLFYQGGLNYMRYSVSNTAEFGDYTRGPRIVSAETKAEMKKILEEIQSGQFAREWILENKANAPAFKAMRRRERSHGIEEVGRRLRRLMSWINSKEV